One genomic segment of Hevea brasiliensis isolate MT/VB/25A 57/8 chromosome 3, ASM3005281v1, whole genome shotgun sequence includes these proteins:
- the LOC110633734 gene encoding uncharacterized protein LOC110633734: protein MEDLPLQKVAISGPTLTSMIQRFSSSLGDVDGILFGHVTHMPSTLSDDSPQTRSDSDPSQLVANVTSFLCPSSPLSFYDSFGRVDSSSLHRFLPSQTHHQFIGWFSARRKTPIRPSMREFSVSRSLSTNSQFSFPIKNSENPIKFAPCIFLLFATPLQDQLIHTHEYRAYQFRVSTHSFDPKSIDIVNIGPAFRGHYGSFSPNSPFPMLNCELSCLSAMNEDRHEENLSENKQVSKDQRELDMCAEDFPVSNLSQLMGSEASNYTAGLEYLYEKMLAKIDSLARQVEKSNAKVLEQETHNRKLRHKVARTGPD from the exons ATGGAGGATCTTCCTTTACAGAAGGTGGCAATATCAGGTCCCACGTTAACCTCCATGATACAGCGCTTCTCCTCCTCTCTCGGTGACGTAGACGGCATCCTATTCGGCCACGTCACCCACATGCCCTCCACTCTCTCCGACGACTCACCGCAAACCCGCTCCGACTCCGATCCCTCTCAACTCGTGGCCAACGTCACTTCCTTCCTTTGCCCCAGCTCACCTCTCTCCTTTTACGATTCATTTGGCCGAGTCGACTCTTCTTCTCTCCATCGATTCCTGCCCTCTCAAACTCACCACCAGTTCATTGGCTGGTTCTCCGCCCGCCGCAAAACCCCTATTCGCCCTTCAATGCGCGAATTTTCCGTCTCGCGTTCTCTCTCCACCAACTCTCAGTTCTCTTTCCCCATCAAAAACTCCGAAAATCCAATAAAGTTTGCTCCTTGCATTTTTCTCTTATTCGCTACTCCTTTACAAGACCAATTAATTCATACGCACGAGTACCGCGCTTACCAGTTCCGTGTATCGACGCACTCGTTTGATCCCAAGTCGATTGATATTGTGAATATAGGGCCGGCGTTCCGGGGGCATTATGGATCGTTTAGCCCTAATTCGCCCTTCCCGATGTTGAATTGTGAGTTAAGTTGCTTATCGGCTATGAATGAGGATAGACATGAAGAGAATTTGAGTGAAAATAAGCAGGTTTCCAAGGACCAGAGGGAGCTGGATATGTGCGCAGAGGATTTTCCGGTTTCGAATTTGAGCCAGTTAATGGGATCGGAGGCTTCGAATTATACTGCAGGTTTGGAATATTTGTATGAGAAGATGTTGGCCAAAATTGACAGCTTAGCCAGACAGGTGGAGAAGAGCAATGCTAAGGTTCTTGAGCAG GAAACTCATAATAGGAAGTTAAGGCACAAAGTTGCCCGGACTGGACCAGACTAA
- the LOC110633740 gene encoding uncharacterized protein LOC110633740 — MPCLNLSTNVSLDGVDTSAILSEATSTVAKIIGKPEAYVMIVLKGSVPIAFGGTEQPAAYGELVSIGGLGPDVNKKLSAAISAILEAKLSVSKSRFFLKFYDTKASNLNL, encoded by the exons ATGCCTTGCCTGAACCTTTCGACCAACGTTAGCCTTGACGGCGTTGACACTTCCGCCATCCTCTCTGAAGCCACGTCCACCGTCGCCAAGATCATCGGCAAGCCCGAGGCC TATGTGATGATTGTGTTAAAGGGATCAGTACCCATAGCATTTGGTGGAACTGAGCAGCCAGCAGCTTATGGTGAGTTGGTGTCCATTGGAGGCCTTGGCCCTGATGTGAACAAGAAACTGAGTGCTGCAATTTCGGCAATCCTCGAAGCAAAGTTGTCAGTGTCCAAGTCACGATTCTTCCTCAAATTTTATGACACTAAGGCAAGCAATCTCAACCTGTAA
- the LOC110633729 gene encoding LOW QUALITY PROTEIN: uncharacterized protein LOC110633729 (The sequence of the model RefSeq protein was modified relative to this genomic sequence to represent the inferred CDS: inserted 1 base in 1 codon): MPCLYISTNVNLAGVDADPIFSEATKAVATIIGKPEHFVMVILKGSLAISFNGNKEPAAYAEIVSMGGINREVKRNLIASLGTILESKLSIPRTRFXKVFDTTGGRNSSSKL, encoded by the exons ATGCCTTGCCTTTACATCTCTACCAACGTCAACCTCGCCGGTGTTGATGCCGATCCCATCTTCTCCGAGGCCACCAAAGCTGTAGCTACCATCATCGGAAAACCTGAACAT TTTGTGATGGTGATACTGAAGGGATCGCTGGCAATATCTTTTAATGGGAACAAAGAACCAGCTGCATATGCTGAGATAGTGTCTATGGGTGGGATTAACAGAGAGGTGAAGAGAAATCTGATTGCTAGTTTAGGCACTATTCTTGAGAGCAAATTATCTATCCCCAGGACCCGTT TTAAAGTTTTTGACACCACTGGTGGGCGTAACTCCTCTTCCAAATTATAA